One region of Micromonospora ureilytica genomic DNA includes:
- a CDS encoding GNAT family N-acetyltransferase: MPATVHVRELTADDLDAAWELGRFAFGSDPQRPAPASAPVPGLTRYGAFDDTGRLIGKAVDLHHDQWWSGRAVPAADVAGVAVAPEARGRGVARALLAGLLRGAHERGAAISALYPTVAAPYRACGWESAGVLRTVDLATAALPRHRPASHLTVRAGTTADLAAVDALYEKVARHRNGMLTRRGGLFDAADRGLPGDGLTLVEADGELVGYATWQRGRGYGADSVLTVDEALAVTAEAARELVGVLGSWASVAPTLRLCPLDGDAVSIQLPLESAREHERDLWMHRPVDVALAVSARGWPAHTRGVVDFGLTDPLAEWNTGTWRLAVADGAAELTRVDGEADLRLDVRGFALLYAGAARARSVAHAGLLHGAGDPTALDLLGVGGPAQLLDYF; encoded by the coding sequence ATGCCCGCCACTGTGCACGTACGCGAACTCACCGCGGACGACCTCGACGCCGCCTGGGAACTGGGTCGGTTCGCGTTCGGCTCCGACCCGCAGCGCCCGGCGCCCGCGTCCGCCCCGGTGCCCGGCCTGACCCGTTACGGCGCGTTCGACGACACCGGACGGCTCATCGGCAAGGCCGTCGACCTGCACCACGACCAGTGGTGGTCCGGGCGGGCGGTGCCCGCCGCCGACGTGGCCGGGGTGGCGGTCGCCCCCGAGGCTCGGGGTCGTGGCGTGGCTCGCGCCCTGCTCGCCGGGCTGCTGCGCGGCGCCCACGAGCGTGGGGCGGCGATCAGCGCGCTGTACCCGACCGTCGCCGCCCCCTACCGGGCCTGCGGGTGGGAGTCCGCCGGGGTGCTGCGAACCGTCGATTTGGCCACCGCCGCGTTGCCTCGACACCGACCCGCGTCGCACCTCACCGTCCGGGCCGGTACGACCGCCGATCTGGCGGCCGTCGACGCCCTGTACGAGAAGGTCGCCCGGCACCGCAACGGCATGCTGACCCGCCGGGGCGGGCTTTTCGACGCCGCCGACCGCGGCCTGCCGGGCGACGGGCTCACCCTGGTCGAGGCCGACGGCGAGCTGGTCGGCTACGCCACCTGGCAGCGGGGTCGGGGCTACGGGGCGGACTCCGTGCTCACCGTCGACGAGGCCCTGGCCGTCACGGCCGAAGCCGCCCGGGAACTCGTCGGTGTGCTGGGCAGTTGGGCCAGCGTCGCGCCGACCCTACGACTGTGCCCGCTCGACGGGGACGCCGTCAGCATCCAGTTGCCACTGGAGTCGGCCCGCGAGCACGAGCGGGACCTGTGGATGCACCGGCCGGTCGACGTCGCCCTGGCGGTCAGCGCACGGGGCTGGCCCGCCCACACCCGGGGCGTCGTCGACTTCGGCCTCACCGACCCGCTCGCCGAGTGGAACACCGGCACCTGGCGGTTGGCAGTCGCCGACGGCGCCGCCGAGCTGACCCGCGTCGACGGCGAGGCGGATCTCCGGCTGGACGTCCGTGGTTTCGCGCTGCTGTACGCCGGGGCGGCACGGGCCCGGTCGGTCGCGCATGCCGGCCTGCTGCACGGCGCCGGCGACCCGACCGCCCTCGACCTGCTGGGCGTCGGAGGTCCGGCGCAGCTGCTCGACTACTTCTGA
- a CDS encoding RNA polymerase sigma factor: MTAEMRTRIRAGDSEALGELFDEHADAVHRHALWSGSEPGHAEDVVSLTFLEAWRIRESLRPGGDSLRPWLLGIATNVLRNRRRTARRHREALRRLPVRDAVPDIADEVVDRMHDADQVAAAMAGLRVLRPADREVFLLCVWSQLDYTAAAEALGVPVGTVRSRLSRARARLRALAQQELAGTRMIPIEQGEYR; the protein is encoded by the coding sequence GTGACAGCCGAGATGCGGACCCGGATCCGGGCCGGAGACTCCGAAGCGTTGGGTGAGCTCTTCGACGAGCACGCCGACGCGGTTCATCGACATGCGCTGTGGAGCGGAAGCGAGCCGGGGCACGCCGAGGACGTGGTGTCGCTGACCTTCCTCGAGGCGTGGCGGATCCGCGAATCCCTCCGTCCGGGCGGGGACAGCCTGCGCCCGTGGCTGCTCGGCATCGCGACCAATGTGCTGCGTAATCGCCGACGGACGGCGCGCCGGCACCGGGAGGCGTTACGGCGGTTGCCGGTACGCGACGCCGTCCCGGACATTGCCGACGAGGTGGTCGACCGGATGCACGACGCCGATCAGGTGGCCGCCGCCATGGCGGGGCTGCGGGTGCTGCGTCCCGCCGACCGGGAGGTGTTCCTGCTCTGCGTGTGGTCGCAGCTGGATTACACGGCGGCGGCCGAAGCGCTGGGCGTACCCGTCGGGACCGTGCGCTCCCGGCTGTCGCGGGCCCGCGCCCGGCTGCGAGCGCTGGCGCAGCAGGAACTGGCCGGCACCCGGATGATCCCCATCGAGCAGGGAGAATACCGATGA
- a CDS encoding CU044_5270 family protein: MSEPSAPPVPALPALRRQALRHHLLTEVRRPSRRRWRVRVLVPVAGALVVAVAAGVIAQPWAPRSAPMVVPVEQGDRVGATLLLNRMAVVTADRPGPPSGEGAYVYIRSRGAFAELGDGPARLRPVHEREIWIPRDERGDGLLRQPFLHVPIVGAIPEHETLTDVTPNAALIDLPDDPDALLATLYREREERGRGNSRDGAAFTAIGDILRESLVPPRTSAALYRAAAKIPGVEVVRGVTDAAGRQGIAVAHTERSRRDEWIFDERTFDYLGERSYLVADTVDGPAGTVLGTTAVLQRAVVAQLGRRPQR; this comes from the coding sequence ATGAGCGAGCCCTCCGCCCCACCCGTGCCGGCCCTGCCGGCGCTGCGCCGACAGGCACTGCGCCATCATCTGCTGACCGAGGTCCGGCGGCCGTCGAGGCGACGCTGGCGGGTAAGGGTGCTCGTGCCGGTGGCGGGGGCGTTGGTTGTCGCGGTCGCGGCCGGGGTGATCGCCCAGCCGTGGGCGCCGCGCAGCGCGCCGATGGTCGTCCCGGTCGAGCAGGGGGACCGGGTCGGCGCGACGCTGCTGCTGAACCGGATGGCCGTGGTCACCGCCGACAGGCCAGGGCCGCCGTCCGGCGAGGGCGCCTACGTCTACATCCGCAGCCGGGGCGCCTTCGCCGAACTCGGTGACGGCCCGGCGCGGCTGCGACCGGTGCACGAGCGGGAAATCTGGATCCCGCGGGACGAGCGGGGTGACGGCCTGCTGCGACAGCCGTTCTTACACGTGCCGATCGTCGGCGCGATTCCGGAGCACGAGACGCTCACGGACGTGACGCCGAATGCCGCGCTCATCGATCTGCCTGACGACCCGGACGCTCTGCTGGCGACGCTGTACCGGGAGCGCGAGGAGCGGGGCCGGGGCAACAGCCGCGACGGGGCGGCGTTCACCGCGATCGGGGACATCCTGCGCGAGTCGTTGGTGCCGCCGCGCACGAGTGCCGCGCTTTACCGAGCCGCGGCGAAGATCCCCGGGGTCGAGGTGGTGCGCGGGGTCACCGATGCGGCCGGGCGGCAGGGGATAGCCGTCGCGCACACTGAGCGGAGCCGCCGCGACGAGTGGATCTTCGATGAGCGGACGTTCGACTACCTCGGTGAGCGCAGTTATCTGGTGGCGGACACCGTCGACGGGCCGGCTGGGACGGTGTTGGGCACGACCGCGGTGCTGCAACGGGCCGTGGTGGCGCAGCTCGGGCGGCGCCCGCAACGGTAG
- the cydB gene encoding cytochrome d ubiquinol oxidase subunit II, protein MELTTIWFLLVAVLFTGYFILEGFDFGVGMLLPVLGRDDRERRVLINTIGPVWDGNEVWLITAGGAMFAAFPEWYATLFSGFYLPLLLILLALIARGVAFEYRHKRPEASWKRRWDTAIVVGSLLPAILWGVAFANILRGVPLDADHEYVGGLLDLLNPYALLGGATTLALFLTHGAVFLALKTSGDIRERAGALAVRLGVGAAVLAVGFLTWTLTIRSSAAAVVLAVGAALALLGALAAARVRREGWAFTGTAVAIGLAVATLFAALFPNVLPSTLDAAGTLTATNAASTPYTLKIMTWVAVIFTPVVLAYQGWTYWVFRKRIGVANIPQH, encoded by the coding sequence GTGGAACTGACCACCATCTGGTTTCTCCTCGTCGCCGTGCTGTTCACCGGGTACTTCATCCTGGAGGGCTTCGACTTCGGCGTCGGCATGCTGCTGCCCGTGCTCGGCCGCGACGACCGGGAACGCCGCGTCCTGATCAACACCATCGGCCCGGTCTGGGACGGCAACGAGGTCTGGCTGATCACCGCCGGTGGCGCCATGTTCGCCGCGTTCCCCGAGTGGTACGCCACCCTCTTCTCCGGGTTCTACCTGCCGCTGCTGCTGATCCTGCTGGCCCTGATCGCCCGAGGAGTCGCCTTCGAGTACCGGCACAAGCGCCCCGAGGCGTCCTGGAAACGCCGCTGGGACACAGCGATCGTGGTCGGCTCGCTGCTGCCGGCGATCCTGTGGGGCGTCGCCTTCGCCAACATCCTGCGCGGCGTGCCGCTGGACGCCGACCACGAGTACGTCGGCGGACTGTTGGACCTGCTCAACCCGTACGCCCTGCTGGGTGGCGCGACCACCCTCGCGCTGTTCCTCACCCACGGCGCGGTGTTCCTCGCCCTGAAGACCTCCGGCGACATCCGCGAGCGCGCGGGCGCGCTCGCGGTGCGCCTGGGCGTGGGTGCCGCCGTGCTCGCGGTCGGGTTCCTGACCTGGACGCTGACCATCCGATCCAGCGCGGCCGCCGTCGTGCTCGCCGTCGGCGCGGCCCTCGCCCTGCTCGGCGCGCTGGCCGCCGCCCGAGTACGCCGGGAGGGCTGGGCGTTCACCGGCACCGCCGTGGCGATCGGCCTGGCCGTGGCGACCCTGTTCGCGGCGCTGTTCCCGAACGTGCTGCCCTCCACCCTGGACGCGGCCGGCACGCTGACGGCCACCAACGCGGCGTCCACCCCGTACACCCTGAAGATCATGACCTGGGTGGCGGTGATCTTCACCCCGGTGGTGCTGGCCTACCAGGGCTGGACCTACTGGGTGTTCCGCAAGCGCATCGGCGTGGCCAACATCCCCCAGCACTGA